cacaccatttttaccgactttagccatccttgcccgactgttcactttaagtcaTCTTCAAATTATTACCATATTTGAGGTTATATTTCAAACGAAGAAAACATCGAAATCCAGTACATCGTggaagaaaataaaacacatctgtcaacatcatttcaaaatataaagattggaAACTGAATCTTACTTACCTCACAAAAATTGTATTGCCATGCTTACGTTGTGGTAGTCAAACTAAAGAGCCATTATTTTATGAGTTCTAAGCATGTATTCTCAGACTATTATTAATATCGGGAATAATGATATCTTTTACACATTTGGACATAACCTAGTGTACAATATGGTCTGTAAAATCTAGCATTATGACTGGTCATCTGCCACTCCATTATGTCCACTGTACGATTGTAGGATTAGCGTATTAattcaaaaatacaaacaagaaCGAATCAATGATTGATGAACCTgttatcatttgtaatttctatTAGGTGCGGAATGCCACTTCCGGTACCgtcatcttgatgacgtcattgagAGTGACCAGACGCACCAAAAGCGCGCAACATTGGAGGCGCCACTGCGATACAAACATCTGGCCGATGATGAGAGGACGATGGTGGAAAAATTACTAATGGGTGGTCTCCCCTTAGCAGACGTCCCACAATCCTCTCCAAAAATCGTCAGACTCTACGTCAGTTCCGCCGGATATGGTAAGTTATCTTTGTTCTGTCTCAAAGTTAAAATTCAAGCCATCGTAGATTTTGCATTAGTTATTATATAACCATACGGACAACTAAGATACTAATGATCATAAACCCATCAACAAGGTTCACTCTGTGTTGACATTTGATAATATGTTTCACATTTTATCCAATATATTGACATTGTTCTTCAATTTTTCAACGCAAGTTTATTTTCCAAATGTCTTAACAAAGgctatttttttcgaaaataatatcaaaagaGGAACCAGGAATAGATATAACACACCGAAACATGCTCTCAATTCCTGGGACATTgtcaaaataattatcattttaatttgttaCAGACACGGAGGCCGAGAGGACAGCATTTATGCTTCACGTGTACCCAGACATGCGTGAATACTGTCGGGACCAACATGGCATCGACTTCCAGGTAAACGCATTCCGGTTACGGACTTCCTGTTTAGACTTAGATAATTACAAAGAAGACACTGTAAATCAATAATTCATCCAGTAAATATCAGGTGTAATGAGACAAAAATGCTAGTAAATATTATAAAGTTGACCTTTACCGTTTATGCAGGCTGTTGACCTTAAGTGGGGCGCCGAGACAGAGGGCATTGTTCCGATGCCTACTGAACAGATGTGTCTACGTGAAATCCGTCAATGCCGTGAGTTATCCATGGGGCCAGTGTTCTTGGTAGGTAGCCACTCCTTATTGACGAGTGATTTACAAGATTCTAATTTAAAGTTCAATGTATGCAATTTATTACTTATACTCGAAGGACTAATTATATTATCTATAATCATACTTAATGACTTATTGACCtacaggagaaaaaaaaaatgaataaataaagtCCTCAAAAAGTCTCTTAAAATGCACTCTTATCCAATACGATGATTTTAAATACGGTGGGTGGAGGACGATTAGACTCGGTCATTATGACGTACAAATCATAACGAAAAGGTCAGAATCACCGAAAGACGGGACAAGTCGACGGAAATCACCGCCGACGTAGTTTACGAACGTCGATTATGCTTTTGGTAACTCAAAGCTAAcgtatttcttatattttatacataaaaacaatgGTGTAATGGTGTAAGTAGTAACTTTTGTTGAAGAAAAATGCCAATGTCTGATCCTGTTTTATTTAACAAAGGCAATGTCAATGATGTTTTAGTCTGAAACTAATCTGTTCAATTTAAGTTGTTGTCATATATCGAAACGTAACCTTATAGAGGTAGTCGATGATGGGATAATCTTGGGAAAAGATATAGATATGTAATGCCTGCTATCTGTTGTTTGAAATTGAAGTCGATGATGAAATGGAACTGGAATTCTTTTTTTTCAGGGTCTGATTGGACAAAAGCATAGGCGTTACAGTCCCCCGGAAGAGATACCAGGGTCTGAGTTCGAGAGAATTTACGAGACTTTGGTAAACAATGATCATGATGTCACTCCGCTGGAGACGTACTACAAAGAGGACACGAACGTCACGCCGATTATACGTCGTTTTGTCCTTCCGGTTGATATAATGGGTAAGATTAGTTTCTCCAGTCAAATAATTATTCAGAATATGCACATTTTTGttctaaaatacaatgtttgattttttcttttcatttatgttagagttttacatatatgtacatctagTATCAATAACGAAGCCTGGAATGCCAACCAACGgtataatatatacttattatCATATAGTTAGAATCTTGTGTGTAATCCTATAGATATGgacattatttacatgtacatggaacCTAACATTTAGTAGCTAGATAAAGAAGGGAGGTAACCTGTTCAATGATTAAAGgttatcacatttatataacattaaatgcTGTTTATACTTTCAAAGTTTCCAGGGTTGTTTCCTTACCGTGAGCTATATCATTGGTCTGACAAATTGTTAAGATCATTTTGACATCATAAGTTAGACAACGTTATGAATTAATATAAAGATAAACGTTTTCTTCGTTAAGATTGTGTGATCCCTGCCAGTAGCGATACCTTGGCGAAGTTACACCACCTGCTGTCTACAGGAGCTGAACTATGTCTGAAGGAAAAGTCGCTCAACCAGACGGATTATCAGAAATATCAGTCTTCAGGTAAGAATAGATCCGCTATGTTTAACAAAATAACAGTATATCAATTAATGTACAGTTGTTTAATTCGAGAAATGTCCTCTTTGATACCAATTTGCTGAGAGATCTATTCGGACATTTTCAATTTCGGTATAGTTTTACAGGTAACCATACTAACCTAACTTGTTATTCACGGTATATAGCAAATAACACACAAAGAATAACAACCATACTGTAAACAGAAAGTTTTAGAACGTATCGAGTTCCGCACAAGATGTTAGAGTTATAAAACATTGACTATTAGTGAAGAAGTAAATAAAAAGTATTTAGGCAAATATAGgcaaatttaatttgacaaaatGCATACTGTTGTTCTTTTTTAAATTGCAGACCTACACATGGAAGGACTCTATGAACTGCCACCTGATTCCAGGGCAGATAAAAGCTTGGTTTTCATCAGGGAATTTAGCAATATGGATAAGCTTCAGAGTGATAGCGTCAAAGGTGAATATATAGATTTGGATCCGATAAACCAGAGTGTTGATAACAGTAGTGTTCAGGAATTGGATGACATCAAATCCACGCTCAAATTTCTTCTTCCTGCAGGTAATATCCATGAATCGGAGATTGAATGGACAGGTAATGGATTAAAAAACCCATCGAGAGAGGAGTATCTGAAAACATTATCTCGAAAAATGTTCAATTCCGTGAAATCACTAGTCGACAATGCGGTAGAGAAGAGGAACCCTTTAGTGGAAGACGAACTTTACAATGAAGTATTACAACATCACAATATTGCAATTAAATTGTGTCCAAACTTCCACGGCCGTTCGGAGGTCCTCGCGGCTGTTAAAGAGTACCTTCTGTCCGAAACGGACCAGCCTTTAGTCATCTGTGGTCAAGCTGGTAGCGGAAAGTCATCAGTCATGGCAAAAATAGCTTTAGATATCAACGTGGCGATTCAGAACAACGATCTAGCAATGAGAACTGCAATTGTATGTAGATTCTTAGGGAAAACACAGAAAACACTTTCAGCGCAGCAATTGTTGCATTCTGTATGTCACCAGCTTGCTTTTGCCATGGGTAAATACCGTCACGAAGTCCCGAGTGATTTCAAGACGTTAAAACTTTACTTCATCGACCTTCTTCAACGTGGCGAATTTGGAGGCATGATCATCATTCTTTTAGATTCACTGGACGTGTTGTCTACTTGTGACAATGGACATAAACTGGAATGGCTGCCGTCTCGTATTGCTGCCAATATCAAAATAGTCGTCACCACCAGCACGGAAAATAAGGACACCGTGCAACGCCTAATAAACAAATGTCCAACAAACACCCATGAGTTGAGTCCCTTCAGTTCTACGGATTGTGAGGATATTGTGAAGCGCTTGATGAACTCTCGGGAACTAGCTGTGACGTATAATCAGTGGAAAACTATCAAAGACTCCTTTAGGGCATCCACGCTTCCCCTATACGTCACTTTAGTATTCAGTGAGGTGTGTCGGTGGAGGTCATTTGATGACCCGGAAACGACGGTATTGGGGTCAAATGTTGAGGAGATTGTGCACTCTGTTTTTGATCGTCTTGAGCAAGCGCATGGAAGACGTCTCGTGTCGACTGTGTTAGGATATATTACGGCAGCAAAAGCCGGACTAAGCGAGAATGAACTTTTCGACATATTGTCAGTTGATGATGTGCTTTTGAATGATCTATATGTCGAATGGCATCCACCAATCAGAAGATTCCTACCGAGACTTTTCACTGCCATCAAACATCAACTCGATGATTACATTGAAGAACGAGAAATGGATGGAATTTTTGTGATGTGCTGGAAATGCCGCCTGTTTTCATCAGTCGCAGAATGTCGTTATCTTGGAGACGAGACTTTTTCACTACAGATTTACACCAACATTGCCGATTATTACTTAGGAAAATGGAGCGGTGCTAGAAAGAAACCGTTTCAGTATCCATCCGCGCTTATGACGAAACGAAATATCGCGAACGCCGAAAGTGAAGCCTGTCGATTGCTGCCAAAACAGCCTTACTTATTCGGTACATCAGATGTGGACGAACGATACAATTTCCGAAAGATGACACAGCTGCCGCACAGCTTAATGATGAGCGCGCGCTACGACGACCTTCGCGAGAAGACATTTTGCAATTTTGATCATCTATATTATCGCATCAAGTCGTCTTCATTGCAGCAGTTACTGACAGATATCGACATGTTTGATGACAGACAAACAGCTCTTGTAGGTGACGCTCTCAGAATGTCCGGCTCTGCGCTAGAGATGGACTTACACGCGTTGGGCGTTGAGCTAACTGGACGGCTGATTCCACATATCAAGACTTATCCTTACATAAAACAGCTGATACACCAATGCGATCTTGCTCAACAGAAGTTTTGTCCCTTAGTACCTAAATGCCAGATATATAGTGCCCCTGGAGGCCCGCTACAATACGAATGTGATGTCGGCGGTAACGTCTACTGTCCTGTAGATATTGACGTGTTCTCAAGCGAAGATGGCATCCTCCTTACAGCGAAACCGTACTACAGCTCCAGAGTTCGTGTATGGGAGCTATCGCGAGGCGATCCGAGACCTGACATGATGATGCCGGTTGGAGAGATTCATCCAACGAGAAATGGAAAATACCTAAACGTGTTTCAAAACGATCGCTCGGTTAAAATTTTCAAGTCAGATTGTGGTGAATTACATGGGGAAGTTGAGTATGGACTTGGTACAATGTCTGACATTGAAGTATCCAACAAATACCTGGTATTTGCAATAGAAAAAGGAGCCGGACCGTATGTAATAGATCTCCAAAGATGTGTCCTTCTACACAAGTTCAGTTTTCATACTCACGCGGTCGCAATTAACCCAAACGATACTCATCTAACATTCAACTCCGGACGGACGCTTATACTGTACGAGTTACCTCTAATGGAGAGGAGGTGCGTTGCCCAAACCAGCGATGTTCCACAGGATATTATCTTCATTAGCAAGTCACTCACATGCTTTGTGCTCACCAGAAGCAAGATGGTCGAATCTGTCTTCTTTGACATTTTCAATAGGAAGTACAGCACTAACTGTATCCTCACAGACCTGGAGACAAAGGAGTGTGTCTTATCACACACCGAGAAATACTTGCTGGTGCGATCTTCCAAATGTCTGTATCAAGTGGACGTGGACACGGAGAAGATTATCAGGAAGTATCAACAACTCCCAAACGGAATATTTGTTGATCCGTCGTCACAATACACAGGCGCTGGCTTTACACCGGAGGATGAACTCATCGTGGCGTCACGGTACACGTATCTAGCAGTATGGAGCGCACAAAATGGCGAGCCCCTTCGAGTTCTTCATGCCtctatatctccaataacaAAGATGTTCACATCAGAGGCAGTTAATAAGTGTGTCAGCCTACTAGAGGACAATTCGTTCCAAGTTTGGAATCTTGATAATTTGGATTCAGATATTTTCCATTCGAACGAAATCTTTCCTAGTCCCGTAAAAGGTCTGTCGGTATCATCGAAATCTGGCCAGGTAGTCGCCTTTGAAAGCAGAGTTCCTGAGGCGAAAGTGATGACAATGAACGACGGTCGAGTAACGGATATAATCCAACATAGTCTTGAGTCGGAGGACCAGATAAAGGAGGTAGCTTTCTCTCCAAATGGTCGATACATTCTTACCCGTGCCTATCGGACGTCAGATCAAGATGACGACAATGCAGAGTGGAAGATTCTACGAGATGATATTCTATGGGACATGTCAGCCAACAGGAAGGTCTACCAGCTGCAGAACAATAGATTCGCTATTTTTAGCAAAAACAGCGAACTCTGCCTGATGGTGGCTTGTCAGAAGCACTCGCGATTCGACTGGGCAGAAAACGCATACAGTCTTATCCTTCTTCAACCTGATTCGGGCAATAGCGCATCTCTCGAATTTTCCAAGAATACGGAGTTTGTTTCCACTCCCAAAATACTTACGACCGACATGACTAGTTATTTCATGTGTGTCGTGCAGACATGTATGAAGAAGGAGAGCCCGGAATCATTTATGGAGTCCGTTCGTTGGCATGAAATACGCCTTCTCGTTCGGGATCTTTCAAACGCCGGGAACGAATGTATATTCCTTAGAGTTCAGAATGCTTTACCAGAAGCCAGCGAAACGTGTCAGTTTCTCGATGCATTCCCGGTTGAAAATGACAACGTATTCCTCATTTATGGAAACGATGTAGATAGCTACACATTCGATGCTGCATTCGGTATCGTCCGACCACAGACTATTGAAAAGGGGGCATTGCTATACAATGTCGAAAAAGAGGTCTGCCTCAAGCATATCCCCTCTTTTCTTGAACCATATACGGACATCAACCACATCCAGTTTTCCTCGAGATTCAGTGCTGTTCTTGATAATAAGATGAACGTTTACAGCGGAAGTAACTACAAAACCAAATGTAAATCAGAAACGGACTTCGCGTCTGGCACAGCATGTATGGCGTTAGACGGGAGGTACATTGTAGGACTTTCTTCCAATCTCCGAGAAGTCATTGTGACTCGAGCCTCTGATGGCTACCTAAAGGGGCACCTGTTCGTACATGGCCGGGCTACGTGTATAAGTGTTGGTGCTGATGACAGGACGGTCGCTGTAGGGTGCGAGGACGGCCGAGTGTTGATACTCTGTCTCATCTTAGAACTGTCTGACCCAGTCACTGATGTGATTGAAAACTTCCCAAGTCGGTTGTATGTACCGGATTCAAGCAGACCAGGTGAGAAGCATCTTATCAAAGAGGACATTCGCCGGATGTCGTGTAAGACTCCCGACCTTGTCAGACTGTCGGCTCGGATACAGAGTGCCCGGGCAGAATCCAGACGACCTCCTTCTCGCCAAATGATATCTACGGCTGTAAGAGTTACACGACAAACTAGTCAAGTGAGATCTGAAGCATGCGTACTTCAATAGGCACTTtagttttaataataataaaatatttcaaaagctAAATAGTATTATGATAGGTCATTAGGATGATTTTTGATAGATTTGAAGATTTAGAGCGTGTTATGTGTCAAAATAAAGATTGATTGACATTTAATtagaatttcatttaaatccTGAAATGCCACTAGAAAACTCTTGTATAATGGTTCTAATGGgttttaagtttaattttgCTTAGGAAT
The Argopecten irradians isolate NY chromosome 9, Ai_NY, whole genome shotgun sequence DNA segment above includes these coding regions:
- the LOC138332064 gene encoding NACHT and WD repeat domain-containing protein 2-like isoform X2 translates to MNGTTDDGAECHFRYRHLDDVIESDQTHQKRATLEAPLRYKHLADDERTMVEKLLMGGLPLADVPQSSPKIVRLYVSSAGYDTEAERTAFMLHVYPDMREYCRDQHGIDFQAVDLKWGAETEGIVPMPTEQMCLREIRQCRELSMGPVFLGLIGQKHRRYSPPEEIPGSEFERIYETLVNNDHDVTPLETYYKEDTNVTPIIRRFVLPVDIMDCVIPASSDTLAKLHHLLSTGAELCLKEKSLNQTDYQKYQSSDLHMEGLYELPPDSRADKSLVFIREFSNMDKLQSDSVKGEYIDLDPINQSVDNSSVQELDDIKSTLKFLLPAGNIHESEIEWTGNGLKNPSREEYLKTLSRKMFNSVKSLVDNAVEKRNPLVEDELYNEVLQHHNIAIKLCPNFHGRSEVLAAVKEYLLSETDQPLVICGQAGSGKSSVMAKIALDINVAIQNNDLAMRTAIVCRFLGKTQKTLSAQQLLHSVCHQLAFAMGKYRHEVPSDFKTLKLYFIDLLQRGEFGGMIIILLDSLDVLSTCDNGHKLEWLPSRIAANIKIVVTTSTENKDTVQRLINKCPTNTHELSPFSSTDCEDIVKRLMNSRELAVTYNQWKTIKDSFRASTLPLYVTLVFSEVCRWRSFDDPETTVLGSNVEEIVHSVFDRLEQAHGRRLVSTVLGYITAAKAGLSENELFDILSVDDVLLNDLYVEWHPPIRRFLPRLFTAIKHQLDDYIEEREMDGIFVMCWKCRLFSSVAECRYLGDETFSLQIYTNIADYYLGKWSGARKKPFQYPSALMTKRNIANAESEACRLLPKQPYLFGTSDVDERYNFRKMTQLPHSLMMSARYDDLREKTFCNFDHLYYRIKSSSLQQLLTDIDMFDDRQTALVGDALRMSGSALEMDLHALGVELTGRLIPHIKTYPYIKQLIHQCDLAQQKFCPLVPKCQIYSAPGGPLQYECDVGGNVYCPVDIDVFSSEDGILLTAKPYYSSRVRVWELSRGDPRPDMMMPVGEIHPTRNGKYLNVFQNDRSVKIFKSDCGELHGEVEYGLGTMSDIEVSNKYLVFAIEKGAGPYVIDLQRCVLLHKFSFHTHAVAINPNDTHLTFNSGRTLILYELPLMERRCVAQTSDVPQDIIFISKSLTCFVLTRSKMVESVFFDIFNRKYSTNCILTDLETKECVLSHTEKYLLVRSSKCLYQVDVDTEKIIRKYQQLPNGIFVDPSSQYTGAGFTPEDELIVASRYTYLAVWSAQNGEPLRVLHASISPITKMFTSEAVNKCVSLLEDNSFQVWNLDNLDSDIFHSNEIFPSPVKGLSVSSKSGQVVAFESRVPEAKVMTMNDGRVTDIIQHSLESEDQIKEVAFSPNGRYILTRAYRTSDQDDDNAEWKILRDDILWDMSANRKVYQLQNNRFAIFSKNSELCLMVACQKHSRFDWAENAYSLILLQPDSGNSASLEFSKNTEFVSTPKILTTDMTSYFMCVVQTCMKKESPESFMESVRWHEIRLLVRDLSNAGNECIFLRVQNALPEASETCQFLDAFPVENDNVFLIYGNDVDSYTFDAAFGIVRPQTIEKGALLYNVEKEVCLKHIPSFLEPYTDINHIQFSSRFSAVLDNKMNVYSGSNYKTKCKSETDFASGTACMALDGRYIVGLSSNLREVIVTRASDGYLKGHLFVHGRATCISVGADDRTVAVGCEDGRVLILCLILELSDPVTDVIENFPSRLYVPDSSRPGEKHLIKEDIRRMSCKTPDLVRLSARIQSARAESRRPPSRQMISTAVRVTRQTSQVRSEACVLQ
- the LOC138332064 gene encoding NACHT and WD repeat domain-containing protein 2-like isoform X1, which encodes MMKYTVQWLNDKRFRDMEELQVSSVTLPHTTSCDFKNCAECHFRYRHLDDVIESDQTHQKRATLEAPLRYKHLADDERTMVEKLLMGGLPLADVPQSSPKIVRLYVSSAGYDTEAERTAFMLHVYPDMREYCRDQHGIDFQAVDLKWGAETEGIVPMPTEQMCLREIRQCRELSMGPVFLGLIGQKHRRYSPPEEIPGSEFERIYETLVNNDHDVTPLETYYKEDTNVTPIIRRFVLPVDIMDCVIPASSDTLAKLHHLLSTGAELCLKEKSLNQTDYQKYQSSDLHMEGLYELPPDSRADKSLVFIREFSNMDKLQSDSVKGEYIDLDPINQSVDNSSVQELDDIKSTLKFLLPAGNIHESEIEWTGNGLKNPSREEYLKTLSRKMFNSVKSLVDNAVEKRNPLVEDELYNEVLQHHNIAIKLCPNFHGRSEVLAAVKEYLLSETDQPLVICGQAGSGKSSVMAKIALDINVAIQNNDLAMRTAIVCRFLGKTQKTLSAQQLLHSVCHQLAFAMGKYRHEVPSDFKTLKLYFIDLLQRGEFGGMIIILLDSLDVLSTCDNGHKLEWLPSRIAANIKIVVTTSTENKDTVQRLINKCPTNTHELSPFSSTDCEDIVKRLMNSRELAVTYNQWKTIKDSFRASTLPLYVTLVFSEVCRWRSFDDPETTVLGSNVEEIVHSVFDRLEQAHGRRLVSTVLGYITAAKAGLSENELFDILSVDDVLLNDLYVEWHPPIRRFLPRLFTAIKHQLDDYIEEREMDGIFVMCWKCRLFSSVAECRYLGDETFSLQIYTNIADYYLGKWSGARKKPFQYPSALMTKRNIANAESEACRLLPKQPYLFGTSDVDERYNFRKMTQLPHSLMMSARYDDLREKTFCNFDHLYYRIKSSSLQQLLTDIDMFDDRQTALVGDALRMSGSALEMDLHALGVELTGRLIPHIKTYPYIKQLIHQCDLAQQKFCPLVPKCQIYSAPGGPLQYECDVGGNVYCPVDIDVFSSEDGILLTAKPYYSSRVRVWELSRGDPRPDMMMPVGEIHPTRNGKYLNVFQNDRSVKIFKSDCGELHGEVEYGLGTMSDIEVSNKYLVFAIEKGAGPYVIDLQRCVLLHKFSFHTHAVAINPNDTHLTFNSGRTLILYELPLMERRCVAQTSDVPQDIIFISKSLTCFVLTRSKMVESVFFDIFNRKYSTNCILTDLETKECVLSHTEKYLLVRSSKCLYQVDVDTEKIIRKYQQLPNGIFVDPSSQYTGAGFTPEDELIVASRYTYLAVWSAQNGEPLRVLHASISPITKMFTSEAVNKCVSLLEDNSFQVWNLDNLDSDIFHSNEIFPSPVKGLSVSSKSGQVVAFESRVPEAKVMTMNDGRVTDIIQHSLESEDQIKEVAFSPNGRYILTRAYRTSDQDDDNAEWKILRDDILWDMSANRKVYQLQNNRFAIFSKNSELCLMVACQKHSRFDWAENAYSLILLQPDSGNSASLEFSKNTEFVSTPKILTTDMTSYFMCVVQTCMKKESPESFMESVRWHEIRLLVRDLSNAGNECIFLRVQNALPEASETCQFLDAFPVENDNVFLIYGNDVDSYTFDAAFGIVRPQTIEKGALLYNVEKEVCLKHIPSFLEPYTDINHIQFSSRFSAVLDNKMNVYSGSNYKTKCKSETDFASGTACMALDGRYIVGLSSNLREVIVTRASDGYLKGHLFVHGRATCISVGADDRTVAVGCEDGRVLILCLILELSDPVTDVIENFPSRLYVPDSSRPGEKHLIKEDIRRMSCKTPDLVRLSARIQSARAESRRPPSRQMISTAVRVTRQTSQVRSEACVLQ